In Immundisolibacter sp., the following proteins share a genomic window:
- the aroQ gene encoding type II 3-dehydroquinate dehydratase, with translation MAKILLLHGPNLNLLGCREPAIYGHDTLSDIDARATAQVTAAGHELLCRQSNAEHQLIDWVQAAPGEGVAIIVINPGGYTHTSVALRDALAAVALPFIEVHLSNVAAREPFRRHSYFSDLALGTISGLGALGYELALTAALRRLGNPN, from the coding sequence CCGAACCTGAACCTGCTCGGATGCCGCGAACCGGCCATTTATGGCCACGACACACTGTCCGACATCGACGCCCGGGCGACGGCGCAGGTCACCGCAGCCGGCCACGAGCTGCTTTGCCGGCAGAGCAACGCCGAACACCAGCTGATCGACTGGGTGCAGGCGGCGCCCGGCGAGGGTGTGGCGATCATCGTCATCAACCCCGGCGGCTACACGCACACCAGCGTCGCCCTGCGCGACGCGCTGGCGGCGGTGGCGCTGCCGTTCATCGAAGTTCACCTGTCGAACGTGGCGGCGCGCGAGCCGTTTCGCCGGCACTCGTATTTTTCCGACCTGGCGCTGGGCACCATCAGCGGTCTTGGCGCGCTCGGCTACGAGCTGGCGCTGACCGCAGCGCTGCGCCGGCTTGGCAACCCAAACTGA
- the accB gene encoding acetyl-CoA carboxylase biotin carboxyl carrier protein: MDIRKIKKLMELVEQSGINELEVREGEESIRLSKAPAGVMMTPVAAPAAAPAVVPAAVAAAPAQPAGYTQTAPMVGTFYRAPSPDSPPFVEVGKQVAAGDVICIIEAMKLMNQIEADKAGVVAAILVEDGQPVEFGQPLVVIA; the protein is encoded by the coding sequence ATGGACATCCGCAAGATCAAGAAGCTCATGGAGCTGGTGGAACAATCCGGCATCAACGAGCTCGAGGTGCGCGAGGGCGAGGAGTCGATCCGCCTGAGCAAGGCGCCCGCCGGCGTGATGATGACGCCCGTGGCCGCGCCAGCGGCCGCGCCCGCCGTGGTGCCAGCAGCTGTTGCCGCGGCGCCGGCCCAGCCGGCCGGGTACACACAGACCGCCCCGATGGTCGGCACCTTCTACCGGGCACCGTCCCCGGACAGTCCGCCGTTCGTCGAGGTCGGCAAGCAGGTGGCGGCCGGGGACGTGATCTGCATCATCGAGGCCATGAAACTGATGAACCAGATCGAGGCCGACAAGGCCGGCGTGGTGGCCGCCATCCTGGTCGAGGACGGCCAGCCGGTGGAATTCGGCCAGCCGCTCGTCGTCATCGCCTGA